The following proteins are encoded in a genomic region of Zea mays cultivar B73 chromosome 9, Zm-B73-REFERENCE-NAM-5.0, whole genome shotgun sequence:
- the LOC100283043 gene encoding 60S ribosomal protein L22-like, whose translation MARGVVAGAKGGAAAGGGKKKGSVTFTIDCTKPVEDKIMEIATLEKFLQERIKVAGGKAGQLGEGVTVTRDKSKVTVTSDGPFSKRYLKYLTKKYLKKHNVRDWLRVVAASKDRSVYELRYFNIAENEEE comes from the exons ATGGCGCGCGGCGTGGTGGCTGGGGCGAAGGGTGGTGCGGCCGCCGGCGGCGGCAAGAAGAAGGGCTCCGTCACGTTCACGATCGACTGCACCAAGCCCGTCGAGGACAAGATCATGGAGATCGCCACGCTCGAGAAGTTCCTGCAGGAGCGCATCAAGGTCGCTGGAGGCAAGGCCGGCCAGCTCGGCGAGGGCGTCACCGTCACCCGCGATAAGTCCAAGGTCACCGTCACCTCCGACGGGCCTTTCTCTAAGAG GTACCTGAAGTACTTGACCAAGAAGTACCTGAAGAAGCACAATGTGCGTGACTGGCTCCGAGTTGTAGCGGCAAGCAAGGACCGCAGTGTATATGAGCTACGGTACTTCAACATTGCTGAGAACGAGGAGGAATAG